A stretch of DNA from Micromonospora sp. NBC_01813:
GCTGACGCCGGAAGGTCCGCAGCATCTGGTGACCGTCGCGCCAGCCTGGCGGTACGGGCACGGCCGGCAGCCCGCTGGCGACACCCTCGCCCGCCTGTTCGTCGAGCGTGGGGTGGCGGTCCCGGCGCTGCTTCGGGACGGATCCCGATGAGCTGGGTGAGCAGGCCGGCCCAGTCGTGGATGCGCCGCCGCCGGGTGCTGGCCGCCGCCGCTGGGCCAATGGGCCGCGTCGTTACCGCTGGGCCAATGGGCCGCGCCGTCGTTGCCACCCAGGCATCGGGCCACTCCTCGGGCCGCACGGCCCCCGCACCAGCGGCGTCGCGGTCGCACGCGTTGGCAGCCCGGCTCCAGACGCTGACGGCCCGGCTGGCGGCAGGGCCGGCCCGGCTCTGGCACGACGCACAGCGCAGTCCTGGTCGGACCGTTGTCGCTGCCGTCGTCAGTGGCGGCCTGCTCGCCGGGTGGTTCGGCGGGGTGGTGGCGGGCCTCGTGATCGCCGCGTACGTCTGGCTCGGTGTCCGGGCGCTGCTCGCCAGCCGGGGCGCACACCGGCGGCAGGCGCTGCGCGTCCGGCAGCTCGACGCACTGGCGGCACTCGCCGCCGACCTGCGCGCAGGGCTGCCGACCGGGCAGCCGGCGTTGCCCGGCTCGGCGGGGGAATCCGCTGACGGCCGGCTCGACCGGTTGGCAACGGCGGCGGTCCGGTTGGCGGAGCGGACGGGAGCCCCACTGGCGGAGCTGATCGAGCGGATCGAGACCGACGCGCGGGCGCTGGACCGGGCGCGGGAGGCGGCCGCCGCCCAGGCAGCGGGCTCCCGGGTGACCGCCTGGCTGCTGGCTGGTCTGCCGGCCGGCGGGATCGCCCTCGGGTACGGCATCGGCGTGGACCCGCTGGCGGTGCTGCTCCGCACGCCGATCGGTGCGGCCTGTGCGTTGGGTGCCGTCGCCCTGCAGATCACCGGCCTGATCTGGACGGAACGGTTGAACAAGGCACCCGAGGGAGCCGGCTGATGGCCGGCCGTCGGGCGGTCCCGGCGCAGCGGGGCGGCGGCCCGATCACAGCGATCGCCGCTCGTCGGCGGCTCAGGCGGTTGTTCGGGGTGCCCGACACGCCAGCTGGGACGCAACGCCTGGTCCGGCCGGTCGCGGTGCTCGCCGGGGTCGCGGTGCTGGTGCTCGGCGGCGGTTGGGTCTTCGTCCCGGTGGGCCTCGCGGTCGCCGTGGGCCTGGACCGGCTGTTGCGGCGGATCGAGCCGCCGGGGGCGCGTCGGCAGCGGCTGCGGGAAGCGGCCGACCTGCCGCTGGCCGCCGACCTGTTGGCGGCGGCACTGCGCGCCGGGGCTCCGGTGGACGGCGCTGGCGTCGCGGTCGCCGAGGCAGTGGCCGGGCCGCTCGGGGTCAGGCTGGGCCGGGTGGCCCGCGCGTTGCGGCTCGGAGCCGAGCCGGCGGACGCCTGGCAGCCGTTGGCCGAGGTGCCGGCCGGCGAGCGGATCGGCGCTGCCGCGATCCGCTCCGCCGCCAGCGGGGCAGCTCTCGCCGGCGCGTTGGCCCGGGTCGCCGACGACCTGCGGGCGGGCCGGTCGGCGGCCGCCGAGGCACAGGCACGCCGCGCCGGAGTGCTGATCGTGCTGCCACTCGGGCTGTGTTTCCTGCCCGCCTTCATTCTCGCCGGCCTGGTGCCGGTGATCGTCGCCGTCCTCGGCGACGTCCTCTGAGGAAAGGAGTCCATCATGCGGTTGACGACCGTATCCACGCACGAGGCACCGGCCGGGGCGGTGCGAGCGCCGGGCCGGTCGGTGGTCGGCCGGGCCGTGGCGCGGCTGTCCCACCGGTTGCGCGACGACGCCGGCATGAACACCGCCGAGTACGCGGTCGGCACCCTCGCCGCTGTCGCCTTCGCCGGCATCCTGCTTAAGGTGCTGACCAGCGAAGGTGTGCAGGCCGCGCTGGCGTCGGTGATCGATCGGGCGCTCGGGTGAGTGGGCGCCGGCGGGCCGGCGGCGATCGCGGTTCGTTCACCGCCGAGTTGGCGGCCGGCCTGCCGGCGCTGGTCCTGCTGTTGGCGGTCGGGCTGTCTGCGGTCAGCGCGGTCGTTACCAAAGCCGAAAGTGTCGATCTGGCTCGGTCGGTCGCCCTGGCCACGGCCCGGGGCGATGCGGTCCCGCCACCGGGCGGGCCGGCGGGTGCCCAGGTCCAGGTGGCCTACGACGGCGATCTGGTCACGGTGACGGTGCGGGCGCCACTGCGGGCGTTGGGGGCCCGACTTGGGCAGAGTACGGTCACCGCGACCGCGACGGCCGCCGTCGAGCCCGGCGTGGTGATCGACCCAGGCGTGGTGATCGACCCAGGCGTGGTGATCGACCCAGGCGCGGTGATCGACCTTGGTGCGGTGGCGGTCCCCGCTACGCCGGATCCGGTCGGTCACCCGTGATCGGTCACCGTTGCCGGCACCGGGTCCTGGCGCGTACGGCTGGTTCGGGGCAACGGGGGAGCGCCAGTCTGTGGCTGTTGGCGGTCGGGTTGGTGCTGGTCGCCGCCGGTCTGGCCGGCGCGATGATCGGTGCGGCCCGGTTGGCCCGCCAGCAGGCCACGGTGGCGGCGGACCTGGCGGCGCTGGCCGGCGCCGCCCGGGCCCTCGACGGCTCGACCCTGATCTGCGAGCGGGCCGCCGAGTTGGCGGAGCGCAACGGCGGCCGGCTGGTTGGCTGTGTCGTCGAAGGGCTGGAGGTGCTGGTCGCCGTGGAGGTGCCGGTGCTGCCGTCGATCGGCGTCAACCGACCGGCGGTTGCCCAGGCCCGGGCCGGCCCGGTCCACGGCCCGCCGGCCGGAGCCGGCCAGCCCGATTGAGCTGGCCGGGGCGGGCCAACCGAACTGATCCGGCCGAAGGTGCCTCAGCGGGCGGGACCGCCGTCGCCGGCGGCGGCGTGCATCGCCCAGCGGGAGATCACCTGCTGGATGCTGTAGAGCCGCTGCTGGATCAACTCGAGGCGCTCCGCCTGGGCCAGCGACGCGTACGCCTGGGCAAGGGCGATCTGCTGGTCGACGGTGAGGTTCTGCTGGTCGATCGAGTAGAGCATTTCGACGGTGTCGGTCACGGTGTCGGCCACGGTGTTCTCCTCCGGCGGCGTCGTGGAAGCGCTCCCATGTCTAATCTATCCAGATCAGCCGAGATCTATGCCAGTAAATCAACCAGGGTTGGCTGCCGGATCGGCCAGCGTCTCCGCAGCGTCGATCGGCTCCGGCAGGTTGGTCAGCACCACGTCCAACACCCGGACCGCGTCCGCCTTGCCCAGCGGGTTGTTGCCGTTTCCGCACTTCGGCGACTGCACGCAGGAGGGGCAGCCGGTGTCGCAGCCGCAGGCGGCGATCAGGTCTCGGGTGGCGCCGAGCCAGGTGCGGGCCGCCTGGTACGCCCGTTCGGCGAAGCCGGCGCCGCCGGGATGCCCGTCGTAGACGAACACCGTCGGTGCCTCGGTGTCGGCGTGCGACGCCGTCGACAGTCCACCGATGTCCCACCGGTCGCAGGTGGCGACCAGCGGCAACAGGCCGATCGCCGCGTGTTGGGCGGCGTGCAGTGCGCCCGGGACCTCCGCCGGGTCGACTCCGGCGGCGGTGAGTGACGCCGGTGAGACGGTGAACCAGACGGCCACGGTCCGCAGCTGCCGGGCCGGCAGGTCCAGCGGCCGGGTGTCCAGCACCTCGCCGGAGCCGATGCGTCGCCGCTGGTAGGAGACGACCTGACTGGTGACGTCGACGTCGCCGACGAACAGCCCGACCGGCCCGGCGTCCTGGTACTCCCGGACCGAGACCACATCCAGCGAGGTGACCTCCCGGGCATGGGTGGACCAGTCCGGTTCCTCGGCGTGCACCAGCGCGCAGGCGCCCTCCAGGTCGAGGTCGTCCACCACGTACGACACGCCCTGATGCAGGTAGACCGCCCCCGGGTGGACCAGGAAGTGCGACGAGCCGGGGTCGACGGTGCCGAGCAGCCGGCCGGTCGCCGCCTCGACCACGTTGATCGGCGCGCCGCCTTCGCCCCGCAGATCGACGTCGGGGCGGCCCGGCGCGGTCCAGTACCAGCCGGTGGGTCGGCGGCGCAGCAACCCGGCCGCGACCAGTTCGTCCAGCGTCTGCTTGACCACCGCGCCGCCGAACAGTTCGACGTCCGCCGGGGTCAACGCTGCCTCGGCGGCCGCGCAGCACAACTGCGGCCCGAGGACGTACGGGTTGGTCGGG
This window harbors:
- a CDS encoding type II secretion system F family protein; translation: MSRPAQSWMRRRRVLAAAAGPMGRVVTAGPMGRAVVATQASGHSSGRTAPAPAASRSHALAARLQTLTARLAAGPARLWHDAQRSPGRTVVAAVVSGGLLAGWFGGVVAGLVIAAYVWLGVRALLASRGAHRRQALRVRQLDALAALAADLRAGLPTGQPALPGSAGESADGRLDRLATAAVRLAERTGAPLAELIERIETDARALDRAREAAAAQAAGSRVTAWLLAGLPAGGIALGYGIGVDPLAVLLRTPIGAACALGAVALQITGLIWTERLNKAPEGAG
- a CDS encoding type II secretion system F family protein, whose amino-acid sequence is MAGRRAVPAQRGGGPITAIAARRRLRRLFGVPDTPAGTQRLVRPVAVLAGVAVLVLGGGWVFVPVGLAVAVGLDRLLRRIEPPGARRQRLREAADLPLAADLLAAALRAGAPVDGAGVAVAEAVAGPLGVRLGRVARALRLGAEPADAWQPLAEVPAGERIGAAAIRSAASGAALAGALARVADDLRAGRSAAAEAQARRAGVLIVLPLGLCFLPAFILAGLVPVIVAVLGDVL
- a CDS encoding DUF4244 domain-containing protein, translated to MNTAEYAVGTLAAVAFAGILLKVLTSEGVQAALASVIDRALG
- a CDS encoding Rv3654c family TadE-like protein, with product MIGHRCRHRVLARTAGSGQRGSASLWLLAVGLVLVAAGLAGAMIGAARLARQQATVAADLAALAGAARALDGSTLICERAAELAERNGGRLVGCVVEGLEVLVAVEVPVLPSIGVNRPAVAQARAGPVHGPPAGAGQPD